Proteins encoded within one genomic window of Pygocentrus nattereri isolate fPygNat1 chromosome 11, fPygNat1.pri, whole genome shotgun sequence:
- the psmb10 gene encoding proteasome subunit beta type-10 translates to MLNSSTQCEMTSGGFCFDNARRNAVLEAELSEKGYKAPKARKTGTTIAGMVFKDGVILGADTRATDDMVVADKNCMKIHYIAPNIYCCGAGVAADAEILTQMMSSNIELHSLSTGRPPLVVTVTRQIKQKLFRYQGHIGSSLIVGGVDVDGPQLYSIFPHGSYDKLPFLTMGSGAAAAVSVFEDRFKAKMELEEAKQLVRDAITAGIFCDLGSGSNVDLCVITEKGVDYLRGYDRPSQKGQREGSYRYKLGTTPVLTKTVTPLTLDVVEESIKTMDTQ, encoded by the exons ATGCTGAATTCATCGACCCAGTGTGAGATGACAAGTGGGGGGTTCTGCTTTGATAACGCTCGCAG AAATGCGGTGTTGGAGGCAGAGTTATCGGAGAAGGGCTACAAGGCACCCAAGGCCCGGAAAACTGGCACCACTATCGCTGGGATGGTGTTCAAG GATGGCGTGATACTCGGGGCCGACACACGGGCTACAGACGACATGGTTGTGGCCGATAAAAACTGCATGAAGATCCACTATATTGCACCCAACATATA CTGCTGTGGAGCCGGTGTTGCTGCAGATGCTGAGATCCTCACCCAGATGATGTCTTCAAACATAGAGCTGCATTCTCTCAGCACTGGACGCCCTCCTCTCGTCGTTACTGTGACCCGGCAAATCAAGCAGAAGCTTTTCAG GTATCAGGGGCACATTGGCTCGTCTCTGATCGTGGGCGGTGTGGATGTTGACGGCCCCCAGCTCTACAGTATCTTCCCTCATGGCTCCTATGACAAACTGCCCTTCCTCACCATGG gctctggagcagctgcagctGTTTCTGTATTTGAGGACCGATTTAAGGCAAAGATGGAG CTGGAGGAGGCTAAGCAGCTGGTGCGTGATGCCATCACTGCGGGGATCTTCTGTGATCTGGGCTCCGGCAGTAACGTGGACCTGTGCGTGATCACGGAGAAAGGAGTGGATTATCTCCGCGGCTACGACCGGCCTTCTCAGAAGGGCCAGCG GGAGGGCAGTTACAGGTACAAGCTTGGCACAACACCAGTCCTGACCAAAACGGTCACTCCACTAACCCTGGACGTCGTAGAGGAATCCATTAAGACCATGGACACCCAATGA